In Pseudovibrio brasiliensis, the following are encoded in one genomic region:
- the gcvPB gene encoding aminomethyl-transferring glycine dehydrogenase subunit GcvPB, which produces MTMNHQGRPTRAGEAGPPMPHQTFTGNRALDMEEPLIFEIGHMDNCGVDLDEPMDFVPRLGNHMRSEPVDLPALSEPETMRHYVRMSRNNYAIDSGLYPLGSCTMKHNPRLNEKMARLPGFADIHPLQPISTVPGAFELISELADWLMELTGTNAVAMSPKAGAHGEQCGMMAIKHAIAAKGEERSIVLVPESAHGTNPATAALVGYKVVSIPAREDGTVAVEAVIEKIEAHAGQVAALMLTNPNTCGLFEPEVIEIANAIHEAGGYFYCDGANFNAIVGKAKPGDLGIDAMHINLHKTFSTPHGGGGPGSGPVVLSDRLAPYAPLPFIRKNGEELEVVETNDQLNEGEQPFGRMTAFFGQMGMYVRALSYMQSHGSDGLKQASEDAVLNANYVRVGLQDLMTLPYGVKPCMHEVLFDDSFLKDTGVSTLDFAKAMIDEGYHPMTMYFPLVVSGAMLIEPTESESRASLDLFVATMRDLVMSAKAGEKDRFEGAPFLAPRRRLDETGAARKPILKWVAPEPTKVEPELA; this is translated from the coding sequence ATGACTATGAACCATCAGGGACGCCCGACACGCGCCGGTGAAGCTGGCCCTCCAATGCCGCACCAGACCTTTACTGGTAACCGGGCACTGGACATGGAAGAGCCGCTCATCTTTGAAATCGGCCACATGGACAACTGCGGTGTGGATCTGGACGAGCCGATGGACTTCGTTCCACGCCTTGGCAACCACATGCGCAGTGAGCCTGTAGACCTTCCAGCTCTGTCCGAGCCGGAAACCATGCGCCACTATGTTCGCATGTCCCGCAACAACTATGCGATTGACTCAGGTCTGTACCCTCTGGGTTCCTGTACCATGAAGCATAACCCGCGCCTCAACGAAAAGATGGCGCGTCTGCCGGGCTTCGCGGACATTCACCCACTGCAGCCAATCTCCACCGTTCCGGGCGCTTTCGAGCTGATCTCTGAACTGGCAGACTGGCTGATGGAACTCACCGGCACCAACGCCGTGGCGATGAGCCCGAAAGCAGGTGCGCATGGTGAGCAGTGCGGTATGATGGCCATCAAGCACGCAATCGCTGCCAAAGGTGAAGAGCGTTCTATCGTTCTGGTTCCGGAAAGTGCCCACGGCACCAACCCGGCAACCGCTGCACTCGTTGGCTACAAGGTTGTATCCATCCCGGCACGCGAAGACGGCACAGTGGCTGTTGAAGCTGTGATCGAGAAGATCGAAGCACACGCAGGTCAGGTAGCAGCTCTCATGCTCACCAACCCGAACACCTGTGGTCTGTTCGAACCGGAAGTGATTGAGATTGCAAACGCAATCCATGAAGCTGGCGGTTACTTCTACTGTGACGGTGCAAACTTCAACGCGATTGTTGGCAAGGCCAAGCCGGGTGACCTCGGCATCGACGCCATGCACATCAACCTGCACAAAACCTTCTCCACACCACACGGTGGTGGTGGTCCAGGTTCTGGTCCGGTTGTTCTGTCTGATCGTCTGGCACCTTACGCTCCACTTCCATTCATCCGCAAGAATGGTGAGGAACTGGAAGTCGTAGAAACCAATGACCAGTTGAACGAAGGCGAACAGCCATTTGGCCGTATGACCGCCTTCTTCGGTCAGATGGGCATGTATGTACGTGCACTCTCCTACATGCAGTCCCACGGTTCCGACGGTCTGAAACAGGCATCTGAAGATGCAGTGCTGAACGCAAACTACGTGCGCGTTGGCCTGCAGGACCTGATGACCCTGCCATATGGCGTCAAACCTTGCATGCACGAAGTCCTCTTCGACGACAGCTTCCTCAAAGACACCGGCGTTTCCACGCTGGACTTTGCAAAAGCAATGATCGACGAAGGCTACCACCCAATGACCATGTACTTCCCACTGGTCGTAAGTGGTGCAATGCTCATCGAGCCAACCGAAAGCGAAAGCCGCGCGTCTCTGGACCTGTTCGTCGCAACCATGCGCGATCTGGTGATGAGTGCAAAGGCTGGCGAAAAAGACCGCTTCGAAGGTGCTCCGTTCCTGGCTCCGCGCCGCCGCCTGGATGAAACCGGCGCTGCGCGTAAACCAATCCTAAAATGGGTGGCTCCAGAACCAACCAAGGTGGAACCAGAACTCGCGTAA
- the gcvPA gene encoding aminomethyl-transferring glycine dehydrogenase subunit GcvPA, giving the protein MRYLPLSDNDRADMLARIGVDSIDELFADIPEAVRLEELTTLPRRKTEMQVERQLSAMANKNVSAGSLPFFVGAGAYKHHIPATVDHLIQRSEFLTSYTPYQPEITQGTLQALFEFQTQVANLTGMDVANASMYDGSTGTAEAVLMAHRVTRKKKAVLSGGLHPQYREVVEGVSAKLPGASVVALPADPMGTEDILAQIDDETSCVVVQSPSFYGQLIDLKPIAEKAHAHKALLIAVFTEVVSLGLLESPGAQGADIVVGEGQSIGNPLTFGGPYVGLFATRQKYIRNMPGRVCGETIDAEGKRGFVLTLSTREQHIRRDKATSNICTNSGLCSLAFTIHMTLLGGKGLARLARINHMSAVALADALGAIDGVEVLNSAFFNEFTIRTPKNAHEVIEALAAKGVLGGVPVCRLDKSGGDIDNLIVVASTEVNTDEDRAAYAQALKEVLA; this is encoded by the coding sequence ATGCGGTATCTTCCGCTTTCAGACAACGACCGCGCCGACATGCTGGCGCGTATCGGTGTAGACTCAATCGATGAGCTATTTGCCGATATTCCAGAGGCCGTTCGCCTTGAAGAACTGACAACCTTGCCACGTCGCAAGACTGAAATGCAGGTGGAGCGTCAGCTCTCTGCAATGGCAAACAAGAATGTCAGTGCCGGATCACTCCCGTTCTTCGTCGGGGCAGGGGCGTACAAACACCACATTCCTGCTACCGTTGATCACCTGATCCAGCGTTCCGAATTTCTGACCAGCTACACCCCGTATCAGCCAGAAATCACACAAGGTACGCTTCAGGCACTTTTTGAGTTCCAGACCCAGGTTGCAAACCTGACCGGAATGGATGTTGCTAACGCGTCCATGTATGACGGTTCCACCGGCACCGCAGAAGCTGTGTTGATGGCTCACCGCGTGACCCGCAAGAAAAAAGCGGTTCTCTCCGGCGGTCTGCACCCACAGTACCGTGAAGTGGTTGAAGGCGTTTCCGCCAAGCTTCCAGGTGCATCCGTTGTTGCGCTGCCTGCTGACCCAATGGGCACAGAAGACATTCTGGCTCAGATCGATGATGAAACCTCCTGTGTGGTGGTTCAGTCTCCATCCTTCTACGGTCAGCTGATTGATCTGAAGCCGATTGCAGAAAAAGCACATGCCCACAAAGCGCTGCTGATTGCTGTGTTCACTGAAGTTGTCTCTCTTGGCCTTCTTGAAAGCCCAGGCGCTCAGGGTGCAGACATCGTGGTTGGCGAAGGTCAGTCCATCGGTAACCCACTGACATTCGGTGGCCCTTACGTTGGTCTGTTCGCAACCCGTCAGAAGTACATCCGCAACATGCCAGGCCGCGTTTGTGGTGAGACTATTGATGCGGAAGGCAAGCGCGGTTTCGTGCTGACCCTCTCTACACGTGAGCAGCACATCCGTCGTGACAAAGCGACCTCCAATATCTGCACCAACTCCGGTCTGTGTTCTCTGGCATTCACCATCCACATGACCCTGTTGGGCGGAAAAGGTCTCGCACGTCTTGCACGCATCAACCACATGAGCGCAGTCGCTCTGGCGGATGCTCTTGGCGCGATCGATGGTGTTGAAGTGCTGAACTCCGCATTCTTCAACGAGTTCACCATCCGCACACCAAAGAACGCACACGAAGTGATTGAAGCACTGGCTGCAAAAGGCGTTCTGGGCGGTGTACCTGTCTGTCGTCTGGACAAGTCCGGCGGTGACATCGACAACCTGATCGTTGTTGCAAGCACAGAAGTGAACACCGATGAGGACCGTGCAGCCTATGCGCAAGCTCTGAAGGAGGTGCTGGCATGA
- a CDS encoding alpha-1,2-fucosyltransferase: MSVASQVRRSGAARRRKLKPTLIVRIRGGIGNQLFQYALGRKIALETGMKLRFDRSEYDQYFNRSYCLNLFKTQGLSATESEMSAVLWPAQSFGQTVKLCRKFYPFYQRRYIREDELLQDNETPVLKQSAYLDGYWQTWEVPFSIMEQLRDEITLKKPMVLERLKLLQRIKSGPSAALHVRYGDFSQAHNLQNFGLCSAGYYKGAMDFLTERVPGLTFYVFSDSPERAREVVPQQENVYFADPMQDGKDHEDLMVMSSCDHIVTANSTFSWWAAFLNGNEDKHVIAPLKWFKNPNLDDSLIVPPHWQRL; this comes from the coding sequence ATGTCAGTTGCTTCTCAGGTGCGAAGATCGGGAGCTGCGCGGCGACGCAAGCTCAAGCCAACATTGATTGTCCGTATCCGCGGGGGCATCGGAAATCAGCTTTTTCAATATGCTCTTGGGCGAAAAATCGCGCTTGAAACAGGGATGAAACTGCGTTTTGACCGCAGTGAGTACGACCAGTACTTCAATCGCTCCTATTGCCTTAACCTGTTCAAGACACAGGGCTTGTCAGCTACAGAGTCCGAAATGTCAGCCGTGCTCTGGCCTGCTCAGTCCTTCGGGCAGACGGTTAAGCTGTGCCGCAAGTTCTATCCGTTCTATCAGCGGCGTTACATCCGTGAGGATGAGTTGTTGCAAGACAACGAAACACCAGTGTTGAAGCAAAGTGCCTATCTGGATGGCTACTGGCAGACCTGGGAGGTTCCGTTTTCGATCATGGAACAGCTGCGTGACGAGATCACCCTGAAGAAGCCTATGGTTCTGGAGCGTTTGAAGCTGTTGCAGCGGATCAAGTCCGGGCCCTCAGCTGCGCTGCATGTTCGGTATGGTGATTTTAGTCAGGCCCATAACTTACAGAACTTCGGTTTGTGCTCTGCTGGCTATTACAAAGGCGCGATGGATTTTCTGACTGAGCGCGTGCCCGGACTGACGTTCTATGTTTTTTCAGACAGTCCTGAACGGGCGCGAGAGGTGGTTCCTCAGCAAGAGAACGTCTATTTTGCTGATCCGATGCAGGATGGAAAAGATCATGAAGATCTGATGGTTATGTCTTCATGCGATCATATTGTGACGGCAAACAGCACGTTTAGCTGGTGGGCGGCGTTCCTGAATGGGAATGAAGACAAGCATGTGATCGCACCGCTCAAGTGGTTCAAAAATCCCAATCTGGATGACAGCTTGATCGTTCCTCCGCATTGGCAGCGATTGTGA
- a CDS encoding glycosyltransferase family 61 protein, giving the protein MRKAPKWRSWMPTSRQLRFKLQSTLARTFPAIGYRYNYFPDNAAPGLSPHQHLLTMDERSSRDLPQQVQAFFTEHGALEQSRYPLAITPSGHTQLRLHKLTDTLVLGSTGATVLKSQHRQIEAAAPNTMRFARLKDRTIQSAAINMLGMATGYRHYYHFLCDVAFPLLFLLEHLEPRTFPLKILLREDLPEFQREFYEFLTQDTPLLTLEECRTNERIHCKTLYHCSPAMNCEFRAPASEQAASMVATHYLAAYGLDMHKAPTQKLYIARNDAKTRRILNETTLIEQLEARGFQSVVPGKLTHREQVKLFNSAKIIVGTHGAGLTNLLFAQAGGKLVEIFPADYIQSAYAWLSHIRGLEYAPVIGEMSGAHQHFTLSQTAIGQILHEVDALEFA; this is encoded by the coding sequence ATGCGTAAAGCACCAAAATGGCGCAGTTGGATGCCAACAAGCAGGCAGCTTAGGTTCAAGCTACAATCAACCCTCGCCAGAACCTTCCCCGCAATCGGCTACCGTTATAACTATTTTCCAGATAACGCCGCGCCGGGGCTGTCTCCGCACCAGCATCTGCTCACCATGGATGAGCGCAGCTCCCGGGACCTACCACAGCAAGTTCAGGCATTCTTTACAGAACATGGCGCGCTTGAACAAAGCCGCTATCCCTTAGCAATTACACCATCAGGCCACACCCAGCTCAGACTGCATAAATTGACCGACACGCTAGTCCTCGGCAGCACAGGCGCTACGGTCTTGAAAAGCCAGCACCGCCAGATAGAAGCAGCAGCACCCAACACCATGCGGTTTGCGCGCCTTAAAGATCGAACGATCCAATCTGCGGCGATCAACATGCTCGGCATGGCAACAGGGTATCGTCACTATTACCACTTCCTCTGTGATGTAGCGTTTCCTCTTCTATTCCTGTTAGAGCATCTGGAACCACGCACATTTCCTCTCAAAATCCTGCTACGGGAAGATCTACCGGAGTTTCAGCGAGAGTTCTACGAGTTCCTGACACAGGACACTCCGCTCCTCACACTGGAAGAGTGCAGAACAAATGAGCGCATACACTGCAAAACCCTCTACCATTGCTCTCCCGCCATGAACTGTGAGTTCCGAGCGCCCGCAAGTGAGCAGGCGGCCTCCATGGTCGCGACGCACTATCTCGCAGCCTACGGGCTCGATATGCACAAGGCACCCACACAAAAGCTCTACATCGCACGCAATGATGCTAAAACACGGCGGATCCTCAACGAGACGACACTGATCGAGCAACTAGAAGCTCGTGGCTTCCAGAGCGTAGTGCCCGGCAAGCTGACACACAGAGAACAGGTGAAACTCTTCAACAGCGCCAAGATCATCGTGGGAACGCACGGTGCGGGCCTCACAAACCTGCTTTTTGCGCAGGCAGGCGGTAAGCTCGTGGAGATCTTCCCAGCAGACTACATCCAAAGTGCTTATGCATGGCTCTCGCATATCAGAGGTCTGGAATACGCCCCCGTGATAGGCGAGATGAGCGGGGCACATCAGCACTTCACCCTGTCGCAAACTGCGATCGGGCAGATCCTGCATGAAGTTGATGCCTTGGAGTTCGCCTAG
- the gcvH gene encoding glycine cleavage system protein GcvH produces MSTYFTKDHEWLKVEGDVATVGITEFAQSQLGDVVFVELPENGKTVAQDDEVAVVESVKAASEVYAPLDGEITEGNELLVDEPAKVNEDPEGAAWFFKMKLGNAAQLEALMSEADYKAFVETL; encoded by the coding sequence ATGAGCACATATTTCACAAAAGACCACGAGTGGCTGAAGGTTGAGGGAGACGTAGCAACCGTCGGCATCACTGAGTTCGCACAGAGCCAGCTGGGCGATGTTGTGTTCGTCGAACTTCCAGAGAACGGCAAAACCGTTGCTCAGGATGATGAAGTAGCCGTCGTGGAATCCGTGAAAGCTGCATCTGAAGTATATGCACCGCTGGATGGCGAAATCACAGAAGGCAACGAGCTTCTTGTTGATGAGCCTGCAAAGGTAAATGAAGACCCAGAGGGCGCTGCATGGTTCTTCAAAATGAAGCTCGGAAATGCTGCACAGCTTGAAGCCCTGATGAGCGAAGCTGATTACAAAGCATTTGTAGAAACGCTTTAA